Below is a genomic region from Triticum dicoccoides isolate Atlit2015 ecotype Zavitan chromosome 5A, WEW_v2.0, whole genome shotgun sequence.
CATCTTACGCATCCATCCCGACTTCATCTTTCACATCCAAATCAACTAGTACTAGGCCAAACGAACAACCTGGCAACGggacgcctagggtttgggggggctcGCGTGGGGCGTACCTGGAGGTTGTTCTGCTTGATGTAGGCCCAGATGCGCTTCATGGCCTCGGTGCGGGGGACCTCGGCGGCGCCCATGAACGCCTGCAGCGCCGGGGAGACGGGCCGGGGCATCGTGATGCCGGTCggtgccgccctcttcttcttgggggccgccgcggccgcggccgtGGACTTGGCCGCGGCGcgcacgacgacggcggcggcgggagccGCGCGGCGCAGGCGCGCGAAGGAGGCCGACGGGCGGAGGAGGGCGAGAGGGGAGAAGACGGTGGTGAGCATGGATGCGGCCAACATTTGGGGTTTCCTCTCTTCGGTCGCTTCGGCGTCGGGGTCTCTTTGGATAATGGCTGTGGGGAACAAGGGTTTGGGCTTTTGAGGGTTTAGGGCATCTCCACTTCTATTTTATATTTTAGAGGGgggtttagggcatctccaacgagcGCCTCTATATCTCGCCAGCTTCCGACTCGCTGAAGGGGCGAGCGAGATGGACCGACCCATGCGTGCGGCAGGTCACAGCCTAttttgttttttttcctgtttaCTCTTTTCGTCTCATATTTATTTTGAACCTttttatattttaaaaatattatatatatataatattttttaaatgttaatcaagcatttaataaATATTGAAAAAGTGTTTGACAAGTGTTATTCGAGCGCTTGAAAAAATTTAAATGTTTATAAAAAGTTTTTTGACAATGTATTGGAAAATTCTTAATTATTTTATTCAAAAATTCTTAATTGTTTTATTTGAAAAATGTCGACCAAGCATTTATTAAAATGTATAAAAAATATTGGTAATGCATTAAAATGTTAATTTTGTATAATGTTAATCcagaatttgaaaaatatttaaaaTGTGTATATGAAAAAGGTTGACCATGCATTACAAAAAATGTTTGATTTGTATTGAAAAAATGTTAGATGTGCACTCGGGAAATGTTGTTGACATATACAAAAAAATGTAGAATAATAACCAAAataacaaagaaaaccaaaaaaataaacaaaagaaaaatgaagaaaaaatgagaaaaaagacCGAAAAGGCAGGGATAAAAAAGAGACGAAAGAAAAAAACTGCTCGACAAAGAGCAGCCACGCCGACCGCCAGGAGGAACGAAGAACTCACCTGATGTGGAGATCCACGAGAACAAACAAACGCAACCTCCCCAAAAAAGATCTAAGACCCGGGGTTCCCCCACCCTCCCATAGCCGGAGCGACCGGCGGAGGGGGAGAGAACCCACGGGCACGCCGGCGGCCGCAGTAGGGGAGAAGAGGATCGCCCGGATGCGGCAAAATTGTTTCGCCTCGCACTAGGCTACCCATTTTGGACGCTTGGGCTTGCGTGGAGCGGCAACCTGGCTTGTTAATGACATGGTTTGAAAAGCGAGGTGTCAGGGAAGAAATTAAATTGCTACTCCTTCTGAAAAGTAATATAAGatctttagatcactactttaataaTCTTTTAGAGGGAGTGTGTCAGATGTAAGTGAGGCTTCTTAGCACTAGTCAGCCCAGGCTGTGAACCAAACAAGGCTTTTCCTATGGTAGCTTGACCATGCAATTTCTTCAGGTTAAATTTCCGGGCGTCGTGTCTAGGACACCAACCAAACTggccctaagagcatctccagccgttgagccCCCCAGGAGGCATTTTTTCGCCTCTTGGGGGGCTACCGGCGAAAATTTAGGCTTGGGGGTGATAAACTTTCCAGCCGTGTCCACCCCCAAGCCGTGCTCaggcctgttggggaacgcagtaatttcaaaaaatttcctacgcacacgcaagatcatggtgatgcatagcaacgagaggggagagtgttgtctatgtacccacgcagaccgactgcggaagcgttgacgcaacatagaggaagtagtcgtacgtcttcccgatccaaccgatccaagcaccgttactccggcacctccgagttcttagcacacgtacagctcgatgacgatccccgggcttcgatccagcaaagcgtcggggaggagttccgtcagcacgacggcgtggtgacgatcttgatgttctactgtcgcagggcttcgcctaagcaccgctacaatatgatcgaggtggaatatggtggcagggggcaccgcacacggctaaggaacgatctcaaggatcaacttctgtgtctaggggtgtcccctgcctccgtatataaaggatccaaggggaggggctggccggccaaggggggcgcgccaggagagtcctactccctctgggagtaggattccccccccccaatcctagttggaataggactccttgaggggggaaagagagagagaggggggccggccacctctcctagtcctaataggactagggaaggggggaggcgcgcggccaccttgggctgcccctttctcctttccattaaaccccactaaggcccatatagctcccggggggttccggtaacctcccggtactccggtaaaataccgatttcatccggaacacttcctttatccaaacataggctttcaatatatcaatctttatgtctcgaccatttcgagactcctcgtcatgtccgtgatcacatccgggacttcgaactaacttcggtacatcaaaatgcataaactcataataactgtcatcgtaacgttaagcgtgcggaccctacggttcgagaataatgcagacatgactgagacacatctccggtcaataaccaatagcgggacctggatgcccatattggctcctacatattctatgaagatctttatcggtcagaccgcataacaacatacgttgttccctttgtcatcggtatgttacttgcccgagattcgatcgtcggtatccaatacctagttcaatctcgttaccggcaagtctctttactcgttctgtaatacatcatctcacaactaacatattagttgtaatgcttgcaaggcttatgtgatgtgcattaccgagagggcccagagatacctctccgacaatcggagtgacaaatcctaatctcgaaatacgccaacccaacatccacctttggagacacctgtagagctcctttataatcacccagttacgttgtgacgtttggtagcacacaaagcgttcctccggtaaacgggagttgcataatctcatagtcataggaacatgtataagtcatgaagaaagcaatagcaacatactaaacgatcgggtgctaagctaatgaaatgggtcatgtcaatcagatcattcaactaatgatgtgacctcgttaatcaaataacagcaCCTTGTTCATGATTagaaaacataatcatctttgattaacgagctagtcaagtagaggcatactagtgacactaagtttgtctatgtattcacacatgtattatgtttccggttaatacaattctagcatgaataataaacatttatcatgatataaggaaataaataataactttattattgcctctagggcatatttccttcagtctcccacttgcactagagtcaataatctagattacacaataatgattctaacacccatggagccttggtgctgatcatgttttgctcgtggaagaggcttagtcaacgggtctgcaatattcagatccgtatgtatcttgcaaatctctatgtctcccacctggactagatcccggatagaattgaagcgtctcttgatgtgcttggtcctcttgtgaaatctggattcctttgccaaggcaattgcaccagtattgtcacaaaagattttc
It encodes:
- the LOC119303234 gene encoding protein TRI1-like, yielding MLAASMLTTVFSPLALLRPSASFARLRRAAPAAAVVVRAAAKSTAAAAAAPKKKRAAPTGITMPRPVSPALQAFMGAAEVPRTEAMKRIWAYIKQNNLQDPADKKVIVCDEKLKALFAGRERVGFLEIAKLLSLHFVKTP